DNA from bacterium:
AGCAACGAGCTGGCCTGGGCTGACGCCTCCTTGATCAACCAGCATCCTTACACGAAGGGTTGGGTGGTCCGGTTGCAGCCTGACCGGGACGACTGGCGCGAAGGCCTCCTTGAGGGCGTGGATGCCCCCGCCGTCTATCGGGAGAACTTCGGACGATGGGGAGTCGCGGAGTGTGTCCACTGCCTGGGAGCTGAGGTTTGAAGGGGAAGGTCACCCTCGCCCTGTTCACCCATCCCGTGTGCTCGGGGTGCAGCGAGGCCTACAACCGGGTCCAGGCGTTCGCCCGGGATCGCGAGGACGTGGAGGTCGAGTTCTACAGCCTGGCAGGAAGCAGCGGGAGGGAGCTGGCAAGGCGGTGGAAGGTCGACTCGGTACCCACCGTGATCGTGGGTGGGGATCCGGATCACCGCATCGAAGGAGTCCCGAAGCGTGAGACCCTCACGGCCGCCGTGGTTGCACTCACTGGGCGTCTCCGGGCTGCCGAGACCCCCGACGGCACAAGTAACTAACGTTCAGCGCACACTCACCGAAGACCAGGCGAAGCTCCACCTCCGCTCACCAAGGCCGGCGCAGCGAGAGGGATTCGAACCCGGAGGGCGGAGAAGGGTCCTTGCATGCAAGTAAGAACTTACTTACAATACTGATCCATGGAATCGGTGATCCGAAAACCCGGCGCGATGAGACGCGAGGAGATCGCACAGGCGGTCCTGCGGATCATCGGCCAGCGGGGCCTCGCCAGGCTGACGACCACGACCATCGCGGCGGAGGTGGGTATCACCTCGGGCGCTCTGTTTCGCCACTTCGCTTCCAGGCAGGAGATCCTCAGCGAGGCGGTGCGGTACGGCATTGCCAAGATCGAGGCGACCTTCCCCGAGGACACCCTCCCCCCGGCCGAACGTCTCCGCGAATTGGCGAGACGGAGAGTCCATGTCCTCGCCTCAGACCCTGGCCTAGCCTGGCTCCTGAGCTCCGAGCAGGCCTTTCTGGCCGTGCCGGAGGAGGCGGTGGGGTGGCTCGCTGAGGTCGTCACGAGGTCGAGGCGGTACGTGCTCACCGCTCTTCGTGAAGGGGCGGCAGAAGGCACCTTCCGTGACGATATCGAGCCCGAGATCCTCAGCGTGACGGTCATGGGAACGATCCATGCCCTGATCGGAATGACGGGCATGCGTCGGCGGGCGGCCGGCGAGGGGAAAGAGGATCCGGAGACCGTTCTGAACGCGCTGATGCGCATGATCGAGCCTTCGAATCCGAAGATCTGACGAATCAATCTACAAGGGAGTCAAGAGAATGACGATCAACGACGAGTGCACTGTGGGCCAGATTGCGACCGAACATCCACAGGCGACCAGGGTCTTCGACCGCCACGGTATCGACTTTTGTTGCGGGGGCGGCAAGCCGCTCTTGGAGGTCTGCGAACAGAAGGGCCTTGCGAGCGAAGCGATCGTGGCGGAGATCCAGCAAGAGCTCGAGGAGGAGGATACCGAGATGGAGCGTTGGGATCAGGCCGATCTCAAAGATCTGATCGAGCACATACTGATCCACTACCATCGGCCGCTCGATACTGAGCTCCCGCGTCTGGAGGGCATGGCGCGCAAGGTCCTCGCGGTGCACGGTGAGAAGATGCCCGAGGTGCTTCCGGAGCTCCTCTCCACCTTTCTCGCGCTCAAGGCCGAGCTCCAGGACCACTTTCCGAAGGAGGAGCAGATCCTCTTTCCAATGATCCTGAGAGGTGAGGGCGCAATGGCCTCGGGTCCGGTCTCCATCATGGAGAGCGAGCACGAATCGGCTGGTACTGCGTTGAAGCGCCTCCGGGAGCTGACGAACGACTACGAGGTACCGGCAGAAGCATGTAATACCTGGCGAGCTCTGTGGCACGGCCTCGCCGAGCTGGAAGGCTCGCTCCATCGGCACATCCACCTCGAGAACAACATCCTGTTCCCCCGAGCGCTCGCGGGCTGAGTCCAGCGGAAGACGGAAGAGGGTGCCGGGCCTGCGAGATGCAGCCGGTTGCACTCTCAACTCGAAAGGAGCAATGAATGAAGGACAGAACTGCAGTTCGCTCGCGAGGATTCCTGGTTGGTCTTTCCATGGTCGCAGCGCTGGCCCCTGCCGTACCCGCGCTCGCCCACTGCGACACCGTCGACGGGCCGGTGGTCGGCGCTGCCCGCCAGGCCCTTGCTCGAGGAGACGTCACGCCAGTGCTCAAGTGGGTGGGCCCTGAACACGAGGTGGAGGTCGCGGCGGCGTTCGCACACGTTCTCGCCGTGCGGCCGCTCGGAGACGACGCGCGTGAGCTCGCCGACCGGTTCTTCTTCGAGACCCTGGTGCGCCTGCACCGTGAAGGAGAAGGAGTCAGCTATGTCGGCCTGAAGGAGGCCGGCAGCCCGGTATCGCCAGCCGTTCTCGCGGCGGACCTGGCCCTCGAATCCGGATCGGTAGACGATCTCACTGCCGAGATCACGGGAGCAATCGACGCCGGTGTCCAAGAGCGGTTCCGGAGAGCCCGTGAGATGCGCATGCGCGCCGAAGAGAGCGTTGCGGCCGGTCGCGAATTCGTTGCCGCTTACGTGGGATTCACACACTACGTCGAGACGCTCGAAGCCCTGGCTGCGGGTCACCCGGTC
Protein-coding regions in this window:
- the ric gene encoding iron-sulfur cluster repair di-iron protein, translated to MTINDECTVGQIATEHPQATRVFDRHGIDFCCGGGKPLLEVCEQKGLASEAIVAEIQQELEEEDTEMERWDQADLKDLIEHILIHYHRPLDTELPRLEGMARKVLAVHGEKMPEVLPELLSTFLALKAELQDHFPKEEQILFPMILRGEGAMASGPVSIMESEHESAGTALKRLRELTNDYEVPAEACNTWRALWHGLAELEGSLHRHIHLENNILFPRALAG
- a CDS encoding TetR/AcrR family transcriptional regulator, coding for MESVIRKPGAMRREEIAQAVLRIIGQRGLARLTTTTIAAEVGITSGALFRHFASRQEILSEAVRYGIAKIEATFPEDTLPPAERLRELARRRVHVLASDPGLAWLLSSEQAFLAVPEEAVGWLAEVVTRSRRYVLTALREGAAEGTFRDDIEPEILSVTVMGTIHALIGMTGMRRRAAGEGKEDPETVLNALMRMIEPSNPKI